One genomic window of Streptomyces sp. NBC_01276 includes the following:
- a CDS encoding serine/threonine-protein kinase produces the protein MDNGWTVPGYSEVRELGAGASGRVVLAVHAATGTAVAVKYLSERLRRDPAFVREFRAEARLLGGLGSPYVVGLYEYVEAPDGAAIVMELVDGISLRAVLRESGRAEPEAALVVLKGSLLGLAAAHRAGVVHRDYKPENVLVAPDGSSKLVDFGIATGRGTTPGVAGTPAYMAPEQWQGEPASPTADVYAATATFFEFLTGRKPYDGTNLAELAVQHIEAPVPETEAPEPVRPLIRRGLAKRPDRRPENAEAFVAELEELALTAYGPGWEERGQRKLAALAALLPLLFPSAGAAAAGTTAVATTSIGQGAGWAPGRAGWFAAGLALVLGAALVLTTDAVGAGPSGASALSALATTSPAPPGSAPPAPGPSASPSGSVSASPGASPGPSAQPSPSWSPTPTASPSASPSPTPTPTGKPTVSWSPTPTPTPTPTPTLRVTAVDVSLKTGVYRGDAAVSVSAAGRGAVKVVLQWYLGSAQGAYTVPDGTDTFFVKAGSPAQVVRSHTFPRGYGCYGGVRVTTEPAAGSGPAYDSKPLVRCQDQEPPR, from the coding sequence ATGGACAACGGCTGGACGGTGCCCGGCTACAGCGAGGTCCGCGAGCTCGGTGCGGGCGCCAGCGGCCGGGTGGTGCTCGCGGTGCACGCGGCCACCGGCACGGCGGTCGCGGTGAAGTACCTGTCGGAGCGGCTGCGCCGGGACCCGGCCTTCGTCCGGGAGTTCCGGGCGGAGGCACGGCTGCTCGGCGGTCTCGGCTCCCCCTACGTGGTGGGCCTCTACGAGTACGTGGAGGCGCCGGACGGCGCCGCGATCGTGATGGAGCTGGTCGACGGGATCTCCCTGCGGGCGGTCCTGAGGGAGTCCGGGCGGGCGGAGCCGGAGGCGGCCCTGGTCGTGCTGAAGGGCTCCCTCCTGGGGCTGGCCGCGGCCCACCGGGCGGGTGTCGTCCACCGGGACTACAAGCCGGAGAACGTGCTGGTCGCTCCGGACGGCTCCTCGAAACTGGTCGACTTCGGGATCGCGACGGGCCGCGGCACCACCCCGGGCGTGGCCGGCACCCCCGCCTACATGGCGCCCGAACAGTGGCAGGGCGAACCCGCCTCGCCGACCGCCGACGTGTACGCGGCCACCGCGACCTTCTTCGAGTTCCTGACCGGGCGCAAGCCGTACGACGGCACCAACCTCGCGGAGCTCGCCGTCCAGCACATCGAGGCGCCGGTGCCGGAGACGGAGGCCCCGGAACCGGTGCGCCCGCTGATCCGGCGCGGCCTGGCCAAACGGCCGGACCGGCGGCCGGAGAACGCCGAGGCCTTCGTCGCGGAGCTGGAGGAGCTGGCGCTCACCGCGTACGGGCCGGGCTGGGAGGAGCGCGGGCAGCGCAAGCTCGCCGCGCTGGCCGCCCTGCTGCCGCTGCTGTTCCCCTCGGCGGGCGCCGCCGCGGCGGGCACCACCGCCGTGGCCACGACCTCGATCGGGCAGGGCGCCGGCTGGGCCCCGGGGCGCGCCGGCTGGTTCGCGGCCGGGCTGGCCCTGGTCCTGGGGGCCGCGCTGGTGCTGACCACCGACGCCGTGGGCGCCGGCCCGTCCGGGGCGTCCGCGCTGAGCGCCCTCGCCACCACGAGCCCGGCCCCGCCGGGGTCCGCGCCGCCCGCCCCGGGTCCGTCCGCGTCCCCGTCGGGCTCCGTCTCCGCCTCCCCCGGCGCCTCCCCGGGCCCGTCGGCCCAGCCGAGCCCTTCGTGGTCCCCGACGCCGACGGCCTCCCCCTCGGCGAGCCCGAGCCCCACGCCGACCCCGACGGGGAAGCCAACCGTGTCCTGGTCCCCGACGCCCACGCCCACGCCCACGCCGACCCCCACCCTGCGGGTGACCGCCGTGGACGTCTCCCTCAAGACCGGTGTCTACCGGGGCGACGCCGCCGTCTCCGTGTCCGCCGCGGGGAGGGGGGCCGTCAAGGTGGTCCTGCAGTGGTACCTGGGCTCCGCCCAGGGGGCCTACACGGTGCCCGACGGCACCGACACCTTCTTCGTCAAGGCCGGCTCCCCGGCCCAGGTCGTCCGCTCCCACACCTTCCCGCGCGGGTACGGCTGCTACGGCGGCGTCCGCGTCACCACCGAGCCGGCCGCCGGGAGCGGTCCGGCGTACGACTCGAAGCCGCTGGTGCGCTGCCAGGACCAGGAGCCCCCACGATGA
- a CDS encoding FHA domain-containing protein: MAQRSGADTAPELVLETAGGSTEMSPSRTYHVGRDPLCEICLDDARVSWHHAVLCPDGDHWTVRDEDSTNGTWADGHRIREWSVGPGSELRFGSAQDGPRAVLSIRTPPAPPPPPPAAVPSVAPVAHPERTGTFRRPTTVRPLAARTALRIGRDPANDLVVDDLVVSRRHAELRALADGTYEIADLGSHNGTYLNGTPVERARIAEGDIVGIGHSAFCLVGDQLQEYVDSGEVSLDVQDLAVAVDHGRKTLLDDVSFPVGGKCLLAVVGPSGAGKSTLLGALTGLRPADHGTVLYDGRDLYRDYAELRSRIGLVPQDDILHAQLTVRRALTYAAELRFPQDTAKTERQARVDEVIGELGLGQRADQPIHSLSGGQRKRVSVALELLTKPSLLFLDEPTSGLDPGMDRSVMHMLRGLADDGRTIIVVTHSVLSLDVCDRLLVLAPGGRVAWYGPPGETLGFFGFDQWPEAFEAFENERDRDWAGQYAASPQYRAYGAGAAHRPRGPRGAPDGQSGQGPAGFAPAPPKAQSWGSQLSTLVRRYAAALGADRTFLAIMIALPFVMGAMARALAGSALTQETAINALLILCVGGVLTGAANAVRELVKERVIYQRERAVGLSRSAYLMSKVVVLGTITVAQAVVLTLVGLFGVRLGPPGATGVFLPPLVEITLAVALLSFTAMTLGLLVSALVNKEEVTMPLLVLLAIVQVVFCGALLQLDGVPVIEQLAWFVPSRWALGAMAGTIDLARIVPGPLTDDPLFAHSAGVWLLNMGMLVALSVLFCVLVARLLRRHEPAIMRK, translated from the coding sequence ATGGCCCAGCGCTCCGGAGCGGACACCGCGCCCGAACTCGTCCTGGAGACCGCCGGGGGCTCGACCGAGATGAGCCCGTCCCGGACCTATCACGTCGGCCGGGACCCCCTCTGCGAGATCTGCCTCGACGACGCCCGCGTCTCCTGGCACCACGCGGTCCTGTGCCCCGACGGGGACCACTGGACCGTCCGTGACGAGGACAGCACCAACGGCACCTGGGCCGACGGCCACCGCATCCGCGAATGGAGCGTCGGCCCCGGCAGCGAGTTGCGCTTCGGCAGCGCCCAGGACGGCCCGCGCGCCGTCCTCTCCATCCGCACGCCCCCGGCCCCGCCCCCGCCCCCGCCCGCGGCCGTCCCGTCCGTCGCCCCCGTAGCCCACCCGGAGCGCACCGGCACCTTCCGCCGGCCCACCACCGTCCGCCCGCTGGCCGCCCGTACCGCCCTGCGCATCGGCCGCGACCCCGCCAACGACCTCGTCGTCGACGACCTCGTCGTCTCCCGCCGGCACGCCGAACTGCGCGCCCTCGCCGACGGCACCTACGAGATCGCCGACCTCGGCAGCCACAACGGCACCTACCTCAACGGCACCCCCGTCGAACGGGCCCGGATCGCCGAGGGGGACATCGTCGGCATCGGCCACTCGGCCTTCTGCCTCGTCGGCGACCAGCTCCAGGAGTACGTCGACAGCGGCGAGGTCTCCCTCGACGTGCAGGACCTCGCCGTCGCCGTCGACCACGGCCGCAAGACCCTCCTCGACGACGTCTCCTTCCCCGTCGGCGGAAAATGCCTGCTCGCCGTCGTCGGACCCAGCGGCGCCGGCAAGTCCACCCTGCTCGGCGCCCTGACCGGACTGCGCCCAGCCGACCACGGCACCGTCCTCTACGACGGCCGCGACCTCTACCGCGACTACGCCGAACTGCGCAGCCGCATCGGACTCGTCCCCCAGGACGACATCCTGCACGCCCAGCTCACCGTCCGCCGCGCCCTCACCTACGCCGCCGAACTGCGCTTCCCGCAGGACACCGCCAAGACCGAACGCCAGGCCCGCGTGGACGAGGTGATCGGCGAACTCGGCCTCGGACAGCGCGCGGACCAGCCCATCCACAGCCTCTCGGGCGGCCAGCGCAAACGGGTCTCCGTCGCCCTGGAACTGCTGACCAAGCCGTCCCTGCTCTTCCTCGACGAACCCACCTCCGGCCTCGACCCCGGCATGGACCGGTCCGTCATGCACATGCTGCGCGGCCTCGCAGACGACGGCCGCACCATCATCGTCGTCACCCACAGCGTGCTCAGCCTGGACGTGTGCGACCGGCTGCTGGTGCTCGCCCCCGGCGGCCGTGTCGCCTGGTACGGGCCGCCCGGCGAGACCCTCGGCTTCTTCGGCTTCGACCAGTGGCCCGAGGCCTTCGAGGCCTTCGAGAACGAGCGGGACCGCGACTGGGCCGGCCAGTACGCCGCCTCCCCGCAGTACCGCGCCTACGGGGCCGGGGCAGCCCACAGACCCCGTGGTCCCCGCGGAGCCCCGGACGGGCAGTCCGGCCAGGGCCCGGCGGGCTTCGCCCCCGCGCCGCCCAAGGCGCAGAGCTGGGGATCCCAGCTCTCCACCCTGGTCCGCCGCTACGCCGCCGCGCTCGGCGCCGACCGCACCTTCCTCGCCATCATGATCGCCCTGCCGTTCGTGATGGGCGCCATGGCCCGCGCCCTGGCCGGCAGCGCCCTCACCCAGGAGACGGCGATCAACGCCCTGCTCATCCTGTGCGTCGGCGGCGTCCTGACCGGAGCCGCCAACGCCGTCCGGGAGCTGGTCAAGGAACGGGTCATCTACCAGCGGGAACGCGCCGTCGGACTGTCCCGGTCCGCCTATCTGATGTCCAAGGTGGTGGTGCTGGGCACGATCACCGTGGCCCAGGCCGTCGTCCTGACCCTCGTGGGCCTCTTCGGCGTGCGGCTCGGACCGCCGGGCGCCACCGGGGTGTTCCTGCCGCCGCTCGTCGAGATCACCCTCGCCGTCGCCCTGCTGTCCTTCACCGCGATGACGCTCGGCCTGCTCGTGTCCGCCCTGGTGAACAAGGAGGAGGTCACCATGCCGCTGCTGGTCCTCCTCGCCATCGTCCAGGTGGTCTTCTGCGGGGCGCTGCTCCAGCTCGACGGGGTGCCGGTGATCGAGCAGCTCGCCTGGTTCGTCCCCTCCCGCTGGGCGCTCGGCGCGATGGCCGGCACCATCGACCTCGCCCGGATCGTGCCCGGCCCGCTCACCGACGACCCCCTCTTCGCGCACTCCGCCGGGGTCTGGCTCCTCAACATGGGCATGCTGGTGGCCCTGTCCGTCCTGTTCTGCGTACTGGTCGCGCGGCTGCTGCGGCGGCACGAGCCCGCGATCATGCGGAAGTAG
- a CDS encoding serine/threonine-protein kinase, with translation MGAADPRAGRASGPAGRRIAGYLLEDEIGRGGMAVVYRARDLRLDRTVALKVLAPELARNDTFRQRFAHESRVAAAIDHPHIVPVFEAGEADGLLYIAMRYVPGQDLRALLDRTGPLSVAAAARIAGQLASALDAAHAHDLVHRDVKPGNVLVAEGTDGEHPEHVYLTDFGLTKKSLSLTGFTTVGQFVGTLDYVAPEQISGKPVDGRCDVYGLGCVVYEMLTGGPPFRRDDDLALLWAHQYDPPPPPSSHRPELPPAVDSVLAKALAKAPEDRWGTCLAFTTALRATAGRPPVAAPACPPPPHWALPVFRGPSERA, from the coding sequence ATGGGAGCCGCCGACCCGCGGGCCGGGCGGGCGTCCGGACCCGCCGGCAGGCGGATCGCCGGCTACCTGCTGGAGGACGAGATCGGGCGCGGCGGCATGGCCGTCGTCTACCGGGCCCGGGACCTGCGGCTGGACCGCACGGTGGCGCTGAAGGTACTGGCCCCCGAACTGGCCCGCAACGACACCTTCCGGCAGCGCTTCGCCCACGAGTCCAGGGTGGCGGCGGCCATCGACCACCCGCACATCGTGCCGGTGTTCGAGGCCGGTGAGGCGGACGGGCTGCTGTACATCGCCATGCGGTACGTCCCCGGACAGGACCTGCGGGCCCTCCTCGACCGCACCGGGCCGCTGTCCGTGGCGGCGGCGGCCCGGATCGCGGGCCAGCTGGCCTCGGCACTCGACGCCGCCCACGCCCACGACCTGGTCCACCGGGACGTCAAACCCGGCAACGTCCTGGTCGCCGAGGGCACGGACGGCGAACACCCCGAGCACGTGTACCTGACCGACTTCGGCCTCACGAAGAAGTCCCTCTCGCTGACCGGGTTCACGACCGTCGGCCAGTTCGTCGGGACACTGGACTACGTCGCCCCGGAGCAGATCTCCGGGAAGCCGGTGGACGGCCGCTGCGACGTGTACGGGCTGGGCTGCGTGGTCTACGAGATGCTGACCGGGGGCCCGCCGTTCCGCCGCGACGACGACCTCGCCCTGCTCTGGGCGCACCAGTACGATCCGCCGCCCCCGCCGTCCTCGCACCGCCCGGAACTGCCGCCCGCCGTCGACTCCGTACTCGCCAAGGCCCTCGCGAAGGCCCCCGAGGACCGCTGGGGGACCTGCCTGGCCTTCACCACGGCCCTCCGCGCCACGGCCGGCCGTCCACCGGTGGCCGCCCCCGCCTGCCCGCCGCCCCCGCACTGGGCCCTGCCCGTGTTCCGCGGCCCCTCCGAGCGCGCGTAG
- a CDS encoding Tm-1-like ATP-binding domain-containing protein, whose protein sequence is MTSVVLVGTLDTKGVEYGWLRERLLRAGVEVVLVDTGIMGEPRGDADVPREAVARAAGTELSDLRAAADRGSAVATMARGAEAALLRLHAEGRLHGVLAIGGSGGTSIATRAMRALPLGVPKVMVSSMASGDVAPYVGSADITMMYSVVDIAGINSISAPVLANAVEAVAGMSRAFQRASMELRRPARLGAGARPLVAASMAGVTTTGVDAARERLTELGYEVLVFHSSGTGGRTLETLAGQGIFAGVLDLTLSELADDLCGGILTAGPDRLSAAGRAGIPQVVSLGALDMVKFGPLETLPERARYRRIRVHNPSITVIRTTESECAELGRRVAAKLRASTGPTAVCLPLRGLSTLGAPGGPYHDPRADGALFSTLRDGLRGSAARLYDYDTHINDPAFGRAAADRLHTMIGAVSAAA, encoded by the coding sequence ATGACGAGCGTCGTGCTGGTGGGAACCCTGGACACCAAGGGTGTCGAGTACGGCTGGCTGCGCGAGAGGCTGCTGCGCGCCGGCGTCGAGGTGGTCCTGGTCGACACGGGGATCATGGGAGAGCCCCGGGGGGACGCGGACGTGCCGCGCGAAGCGGTGGCCCGCGCGGCGGGCACGGAACTGTCCGACCTGCGGGCCGCCGCCGACCGGGGCTCGGCCGTGGCCACGATGGCCCGGGGCGCCGAGGCGGCCCTCCTGCGCCTGCACGCCGAGGGGCGGCTGCACGGGGTGCTCGCGATCGGGGGCAGCGGGGGCACCTCGATCGCGACGCGCGCCATGCGGGCGCTGCCGCTCGGCGTGCCGAAGGTGATGGTCTCCTCGATGGCGTCCGGGGACGTGGCCCCGTACGTCGGGTCCGCGGACATCACGATGATGTACAGCGTCGTGGACATCGCCGGGATCAACAGCATCTCGGCGCCGGTGCTGGCGAACGCCGTGGAAGCGGTCGCCGGGATGTCCAGGGCGTTCCAGCGCGCCTCCATGGAGCTGCGCCGCCCGGCCCGGCTGGGGGCGGGTGCCCGGCCGCTGGTCGCGGCGAGCATGGCGGGGGTGACGACGACCGGTGTGGACGCGGCCCGGGAACGGCTGACCGAACTCGGCTACGAGGTACTGGTCTTCCACTCCAGCGGTACGGGCGGGCGGACCCTGGAGACCCTGGCCGGGCAGGGGATCTTCGCCGGGGTGCTGGACCTGACCCTCAGCGAGCTCGCCGACGACCTGTGCGGCGGCATCCTCACGGCGGGACCCGACCGGCTCAGCGCGGCCGGGCGGGCGGGGATCCCGCAGGTGGTGAGCCTGGGCGCGCTGGACATGGTGAAGTTCGGGCCGCTGGAGACCCTGCCCGAACGGGCCCGCTACCGCAGGATCCGTGTCCACAACCCCTCGATCACGGTGATCCGTACGACCGAGTCCGAATGCGCGGAGCTGGGCCGCCGGGTCGCGGCGAAACTGCGGGCGTCGACGGGGCCGACGGCGGTCTGCCTGCCCCTGCGCGGACTGTCCACGCTCGGCGCGCCGGGCGGCCCGTACCACGACCCCCGTGCGGACGGGGCCCTGTTCTCGACGCTGCGCGACGGCCTGCGCGGGAGCGCGGCCCGCCTCTACGACTACGACACCCACATCAACGACCCGGCCTTCGGACGGGCCGCCGCCGACCGGCTGCACACCATGATCGGCGCGGTCTCGGCCGCCGCCTGA
- a CDS encoding ATP-binding protein, translated as MNWLIHDYRESDLAAVVHLIDTTAELGQESVFSLAECIGALTDRQPCVVAVHQGVPIGAALACVTGERAWVMRIAIAAGWRGRGLASALLVELERRLIAARVGRIAYVLPEEDLLGEGLLNAGYTRQPAVAYFEKTEPLHGPAAGLLDDLGGRFLQSDLWDRVAGMEKEKDLIERRVVLPLAEPERAASHGVRAPRAITLFGPPGTGKTTFARAIASRLGWPFVELLPSRLADEGNLSAALRDAFARIAELERVLVFIDEVEEIAPVRTEPAQPGGIHGVTNELLKLIPGFREGDERLLVCATNSIRSLDPAFLRPGRFDYLIPIGTPDAGARAAIWSRYTAGRAGVDVAALVEASELFTPADIEHAARTAAQVSFERDLEAAVARGLGAAPPGATTADYLAAIAQCRPTVTPAMTGEFQADIAAHARS; from the coding sequence GTGAACTGGCTCATCCACGACTACCGCGAGAGCGATCTCGCAGCGGTGGTCCACCTGATCGACACCACGGCGGAGCTCGGCCAGGAGTCCGTCTTCTCCCTCGCCGAGTGCATCGGCGCGCTCACCGACCGGCAGCCCTGCGTGGTCGCCGTCCACCAGGGCGTCCCGATCGGCGCGGCCCTCGCCTGCGTGACCGGGGAGCGCGCCTGGGTGATGCGCATCGCGATCGCCGCCGGCTGGCGCGGCCGGGGCCTGGCCAGCGCCCTGCTGGTCGAGCTGGAGCGGCGGCTGATCGCCGCCCGCGTCGGCCGGATCGCCTACGTCCTGCCCGAGGAGGACCTGCTCGGCGAGGGCCTGCTGAACGCGGGCTACACCCGCCAGCCCGCGGTCGCCTACTTCGAGAAGACCGAGCCGCTGCACGGACCGGCCGCCGGCCTCCTCGACGACCTCGGCGGCCGGTTCCTCCAGAGCGACCTGTGGGACCGGGTCGCCGGCATGGAGAAGGAGAAGGACCTCATCGAGCGGCGCGTGGTGCTGCCGCTCGCCGAGCCGGAACGGGCCGCCTCGCACGGGGTGCGGGCCCCGCGGGCCATCACCCTCTTCGGGCCGCCCGGCACCGGGAAGACCACCTTCGCCCGCGCCATCGCCTCCCGCCTGGGCTGGCCCTTCGTGGAACTGCTGCCCTCGCGCCTCGCCGACGAGGGCAACCTGTCGGCCGCGCTGCGCGACGCCTTCGCCCGGATCGCCGAGCTGGAGCGGGTGCTCGTCTTCATCGACGAGGTCGAGGAGATCGCCCCCGTGCGCACCGAGCCCGCGCAGCCCGGCGGGATCCACGGGGTGACCAACGAACTGCTCAAGCTGATACCCGGCTTCCGGGAGGGCGACGAGCGGCTGTTGGTCTGCGCCACCAACTCCATCCGCTCCCTCGACCCGGCCTTCCTGCGGCCGGGCCGCTTCGACTACCTGATCCCGATCGGCACCCCCGACGCCGGGGCGCGCGCCGCGATCTGGTCGCGGTACACGGCGGGCCGCGCGGGCGTGGACGTGGCGGCGCTGGTGGAGGCGAGCGAGCTGTTCACCCCCGCCGACATCGAGCACGCGGCCCGGACCGCGGCGCAGGTGTCCTTCGAACGGGACCTGGAGGCGGCGGTGGCGCGGGGGCTGGGGGCCGCCCCGCCCGGGGCGACGACGGCGGACTACCTGGCGGCGATAGCGCAGTGCCGTCCGACGGTCACCCCGGCGATGACGGGCGAGTTCCAGGCGGACATCGCCGCCCACGCCCGCTCCTGA
- a CDS encoding serine protease, which translates to MIQRILLRQAGRPRARRASRILLAVTAMAALLSVDMPNAAAVPPLGVTATALPDATVARVGALFAGALDGGHFCTAAVVHSADRDVIATAAHCLDHPDTTVFAPGYRDGKAPYGVWRLTGVNVAGDWTDGKDPDDDIAFATVAPLDGARIEDVVGGFPVVTEQPDDVTVTILGYPSTLDAPLRCSNATSLFSETQRRIDCPDLSGGTSGSPWLVDGALAGVLGGYEGGGTVPEVSYSAVMGDQALELYREAAVSAG; encoded by the coding sequence ATGATCCAACGCATCCTCCTCCGACAGGCCGGCCGTCCCCGCGCCCGGCGGGCGTCCCGGATCCTGCTCGCGGTGACCGCGATGGCCGCCCTGCTGAGCGTGGACATGCCGAACGCTGCGGCCGTTCCCCCGCTCGGCGTGACTGCCACGGCCCTGCCCGACGCGACGGTGGCCCGGGTGGGCGCACTGTTCGCGGGCGCCCTCGACGGCGGGCACTTCTGCACCGCCGCCGTGGTGCACAGCGCCGACCGCGACGTGATCGCCACCGCCGCGCACTGCCTCGACCACCCGGACACCACCGTGTTCGCCCCGGGCTACCGGGACGGGAAGGCCCCGTACGGGGTGTGGCGGCTGACCGGTGTGAACGTGGCCGGGGACTGGACCGACGGCAAGGACCCCGACGACGACATCGCCTTCGCGACCGTCGCGCCGTTGGACGGGGCGCGGATCGAGGACGTCGTCGGCGGGTTCCCGGTCGTCACGGAGCAGCCCGACGACGTCACGGTGACGATCCTCGGATATCCCAGCACGCTGGACGCCCCGCTGCGCTGCTCCAACGCCACGAGCCTGTTCTCCGAGACCCAGCGGCGCATCGACTGCCCCGATCTGAGCGGCGGCACCAGCGGCAGCCCCTGGCTGGTGGACGGCGCGCTGGCCGGGGTCCTGGGCGGCTACGAGGGGGGCGGTACGGTCCCGGAGGTCTCCTACAGCGCGGTGATGGGCGACCAGGCCCTGGAGCTCTACCGCGAGGCGGCCGTCTCGGCGGGCTGA
- a CDS encoding NUDIX domain-containing protein produces MTTPEFIRAIRAGAGQLLLLLPGVTAVVFDDRGRVLLGRRADTGRWSVIGGIAEPGEQPADTAVREVFEETAVRCVPERVVLVQMLEPVTYPNGDVCQFQDITFRCRATGGEARAADGELLEVAWCDPEELPPLEPFALDRVRRARREEPTWFEAPAGPAER; encoded by the coding sequence ATGACCACTCCCGAATTCATCCGCGCGATCCGGGCGGGCGCCGGGCAGCTGCTGCTCCTGCTGCCCGGGGTGACCGCCGTCGTCTTCGACGACCGGGGCCGGGTGCTGCTCGGCCGCCGCGCCGACACCGGCCGCTGGTCCGTCATCGGCGGGATCGCCGAGCCGGGGGAGCAGCCCGCCGACACGGCGGTGCGCGAGGTGTTCGAGGAGACGGCCGTGCGGTGCGTGCCGGAACGGGTCGTGCTCGTCCAGATGCTCGAACCGGTCACCTACCCGAACGGCGACGTCTGCCAGTTCCAGGACATCACCTTCCGCTGCCGCGCGACCGGCGGCGAGGCCCGCGCCGCCGACGGGGAGCTGCTGGAGGTCGCCTGGTGCGACCCGGAGGAGCTGCCGCCGCTGGAGCCCTTCGCGCTGGACCGCGTACGGCGCGCACGGCGCGAGGAGCCCACCTGGTTCGAGGCGCCCGCGGGCCCCGCGGAGCGGTAG
- a CDS encoding NUDIX domain-containing protein — MTEPKRHKRSAGLLLFRRTGGGGVEVLLGHMGGPLWAGRDAGGWAIPKGEYGPDEAPRDAARREFTEELGLAPPEGDYLPLGEVRLTSGKLVTIWAVEADLDPALTVPGTFTMEWPPHSGREQEFPELDRVAWFAPPMARNKLMMPQLPFLERLLVLLEG; from the coding sequence ATGACGGAGCCGAAGAGGCACAAGCGCAGCGCCGGCCTGCTGTTGTTCCGCCGCACCGGCGGCGGGGGCGTGGAGGTCCTGCTCGGCCACATGGGCGGTCCCCTGTGGGCGGGGCGGGACGCCGGCGGCTGGGCGATCCCCAAGGGCGAGTACGGGCCGGACGAGGCGCCCCGGGACGCGGCCCGCCGGGAGTTCACGGAGGAGCTCGGGCTGGCGCCGCCGGAGGGCGACTACCTGCCGCTCGGCGAGGTACGGCTGACCAGCGGGAAGCTGGTGACCATCTGGGCGGTCGAGGCGGACCTCGATCCGGCGCTGACGGTGCCCGGGACGTTCACGATGGAGTGGCCTCCGCACTCCGGGCGGGAGCAGGAGTTCCCGGAGCTGGACCGGGTGGCCTGGTTCGCCCCGCCGATGGCGCGAAACAAGCTGATGATGCCTCAACTCCCTTTCCTGGAGCGCCTGTTGGTGCTACTGGAGGGTTGA
- a CDS encoding cation diffusion facilitator family transporter, whose amino-acid sequence MTGHDHAHDHDRGPDHGHGHAGHSHGVDPDADRRWLAIALALIGGFMAVEVVVGVMAQSLALISDAAHMLTDAVSIVLALIAMRLAARPARGGFTFGLKRAEILSAQANGLTLLLLAAWLAYEAVRRLIDPPQVEGGLVLVTALAGIVVNVAAAWCISRANRSSLAVEGAYQHVLNDLYAFIGTAVAGLIVLTTGFVQADAIATLVVVVLMVKAGYGLVRESGRIFLEAAPAHLDPDAVGDRLVGHPPVTEVHDLHIWTITSGQAALSAHVLVEPEGDCHAVRRELERLLEKEYGITHTTLQVDHVQEALLSVGRAGGEPGGRDPHCADAHGPVHREGPHAH is encoded by the coding sequence ATGACCGGGCACGACCACGCGCACGACCACGACCGGGGGCCCGACCACGGCCACGGCCACGCCGGGCACAGTCACGGGGTCGACCCGGACGCGGACCGCCGCTGGCTGGCGATCGCGCTCGCGCTGATCGGCGGCTTCATGGCCGTCGAGGTGGTCGTCGGCGTGATGGCCCAGTCCCTGGCCCTGATCTCGGACGCGGCGCACATGCTGACCGACGCCGTCTCGATCGTCCTCGCGCTGATCGCGATGCGGCTGGCGGCGCGCCCGGCGCGCGGCGGTTTCACGTTCGGCCTCAAGCGGGCCGAGATCCTCTCCGCCCAGGCCAACGGGCTGACCCTGCTGCTGCTGGCGGCCTGGCTGGCGTACGAGGCGGTGCGGCGGCTGATCGACCCGCCGCAGGTGGAGGGCGGTCTGGTGCTGGTGACGGCGCTGGCCGGCATCGTCGTCAACGTGGCGGCGGCCTGGTGCATCTCGCGGGCGAACCGGTCCTCGCTGGCCGTGGAGGGCGCCTACCAGCACGTCCTGAACGACCTGTACGCCTTCATCGGGACGGCCGTGGCCGGCCTGATCGTGCTCACGACCGGTTTCGTGCAGGCGGACGCGATCGCCACGCTCGTGGTGGTGGTGCTGATGGTGAAGGCGGGTTACGGGCTGGTGCGCGAGTCGGGGCGGATCTTCCTGGAGGCGGCCCCGGCGCACCTGGACCCGGACGCGGTCGGCGACCGTCTCGTCGGACACCCGCCGGTGACGGAGGTCCACGACCTGCACATCTGGACGATCACCTCGGGGCAGGCCGCGCTGTCCGCGCACGTACTGGTGGAACCGGAGGGCGACTGCCACGCGGTGCGCCGGGAGCTGGAGCGGCTGCTGGAGAAGGAGTACGGGATCACTCACACCACGCTCCAGGTGGACCACGTCCAGGAGGCGCTGCTGTCGGTCGGCCGGGCGGGCGGGGAGCCGGGCGGCCGTGACCCGCACTGCGCGGACGCGCACGGCCCGGTGCACCGGGAGGGCCCGCACGCGCACTGA